A window of Juglans regia cultivar Chandler chromosome 7, Walnut 2.0, whole genome shotgun sequence contains these coding sequences:
- the LOC109006472 gene encoding sm-like protein LSM36B produces the protein MSGGGEKGSATTKTPGDFLKSIRGRPVVVKLNSGVDYRGILACLDGYMNIAMEQTEEYVNGQLKNKYGDAFIRGNNVLYISTSKRTLADGA, from the exons ATGAGCGGAGGTGGAGAGAAGGGTTCAGCAACTACTAAAACTCCTGGAGATTTTCTCAAATCAATCCGTGGTCGTCCTGTCGTCGTTAAACTGAATTCAGGAGTTGATTATCGAG GCATTCTTGCATGTCTTGATGGGTATATGAATATAGCAATGGAGCAGACAGAAGAATATGTCAATGGGCAGTTGAAAAATAAGTATGGCGATGCTTTCATTCGTGGAAACAATG TTCTCTACATTAGTACATCAAAGAGGACACTAGCAGATGGGGCTTAA
- the LOC109006471 gene encoding BTB/POZ and TAZ domain-containing protein 3-like → MASVDIDSPSLSSTGESFCGSFNINLEDDNPADIFTVQEVPSSSVISKCNLPKPPPFPGKSLCTVKNASRLSDCSFVPKETRDTWEKLFKEGYGSDVYVITADKSYILAHSSVLSVASPVLGNILQQAKVKNGMRYIKIPGVPYQAAYTFIRFLYSSCYEEEEMKRYVLHLMVLSHCYSVPSLKRVCIYILERGWLTKENVIDVLQLARNCDAPRLTFICVRIIIRNFKTIPLTEGWRVMKRVNPALEQELLECVVEADARKEEWWKKIEEKKVYLQLQEAMEALVHICRDGCRTIGPRDKVLKGSQVVCGFPACKGLETLVRHFSSCKTRVPGGCVHCKRMWQLLELHSRICSEPDSCKVPLCRHFKEKMQQQTKKDEGRWKLLVRKVIAAKNSLGPFSSQRTGILVGM, encoded by the exons ATGGCTTCAGTGGATATTGACTCTCCATCGCTGTCCTCAACTGGTGAATCGTTCTGTGGATCTTTTAATATAAACCTAGAGGATGATAATCCTGCCGATATTTTTACCGTGCAGGAAGTTCCCTCCTCTTCTGTAATATCTAAATGTAATCTTCCTAAACCACCACCTTTCCCTGGTAAATCCTTGTGTACCGTAAAAAATGCCAGTAGGCTTTCAGATTGTAGCTTTGTCCCGAAAGAAACAAGAGATACATGGGAAAAGCTTTTCAAGGAAGGATATGGTTCAGATGTATACGTTATCACTGCagacaaatcatatattttggCTCATTCCAGTGTTCTG AGTGTTGCATCTCCAGTGCTGGGGAATATTCTGCAGCAAGCAAAAGTTAAGAATGGTATGAGATACATCAAGATTCCCGGGGTGCCTTATCAAGCTGCCTACACCTTCATTCGTTTTCTTTACTCATCCTG CTACGAAGAGGAAGAAATGAAGCGATATGTTCTCCACTTGATGGTTTTGTCTCACTGCTACTCAGTTCCATCGCTGAAaagagtttgcatatatattCTGGAGCGGGGCTGGCTGACCAAAGAAAACGTAATAGATGTACTTCAATTAGCAAGAAACTGTGATGCACCACGGCTCACTTTCATTTGTGTCCGTATAATTATCAGAAACTTCAAAACTATACCTTTAACTGAAGGTTGGAGAGTAATGAAACGTGTTAATCCTGCACTTGAACAAGAGCTTCTGGAGTGTGTTGTTGAGGCGGATGCT AGAAAAGAAGAGTGGtggaagaaaattgaagagaaaaaggTGTACCTGCAATTGCAGGAGGCAATGGAAGCCCTCGTTCACATATGCAGGGATGGGTGTAGAACAATAGGACCTCGTGACAAAGTACTTAAAGGAAGCCAGGTTGTTTGTGGTTTCCCAGCTTGCAAAGGGCTTGAGACTTTAGTCCGTCATTTCTCTAGTTGTAAGACCCGGGTTCCTGGTGGCTGCGTTCACTGCAAACGCATGTGGCAGCTGCTTGAATTGCATTCTCGGATATGCAGTGAGCCTGATTCTTGCAAGGTCCCTCTTTGTAG GCATTTCAAGGAAAAGATGCAGCAGCAGACCAAGAAAGACGAGGGTAGGTGGAAACTGTTGGTCAGGAAAGTGATAGCAGCAAAGAATTCGCTAGGGCCATTCTCAAGTCAGCGCACAGGTATATTGGTAGGAATGTAA